A window of Agrobacterium tumefaciens contains these coding sequences:
- a CDS encoding Rap1a/Tai family immunity protein has translation MRSLYVFFVSVPVVLVSSGLSPVSAAERTWIFSGAELKQAIEGKLAPEVSDPEMRRLVSVAKSSAYIAGVADLTSGSDWCGAGAVAPHELTDRIYTYLGDLPAEKLDEQAATLVREALKVSFPCEQKSN, from the coding sequence ATGCGCTCCCTATATGTGTTTTTTGTTTCCGTGCCGGTTGTTCTGGTATCGTCCGGTCTTTCGCCGGTCAGTGCAGCGGAACGGACATGGATATTCTCTGGTGCCGAACTCAAGCAGGCCATCGAGGGTAAGCTTGCCCCGGAGGTGTCCGATCCGGAAATGCGGCGGCTGGTTTCCGTTGCAAAATCAAGCGCCTATATCGCCGGCGTGGCCGATCTGACGAGCGGATCGGACTGGTGTGGTGCAGGCGCCGTCGCGCCCCATGAACTCACCGACCGGATCTACACCTATCTCGGCGATCTTCCTGCGGAAAAACTCGATGAACAGGCAGCCACTCTCGTGCGGGAGGCGCTCAAGGTCTCCTTTCCCTGTGAGCAGAAAAGTAACTAG
- the tssA gene encoding type VI secretion system protein TssA, translating to MNALNVKTDLEFLNDCGENIRVNARTREIYYRIKDERNQARTEERAAAPQDNLKISSSWDNVSNLGLQIIYSESKDVEILAWLAEASLRLRGFHGLREIYDLGKELFYNHWDSLRSISDENDEEKFAPLAGLNGVGSEGTLVQPLRLASLIPGGKFGEHSLWDFQLAQRPNESKRREELYRLASETGVAAMSSQLAEVTACLSSFDAIMAILAERCGQSAPPSSHIRNTLVEAASAIRSLGGRDQDPAPVEQETVAIGGSDENGAAAVRPAVTAPEGILSRDEAFETLLSVARYFRRTEPHSPISLAIETLVRRGRMDFSELLAELLPEAQVRNAVLTAAGIKPSGESNGK from the coding sequence TTGAACGCGCTGAACGTTAAAACAGATTTAGAATTTTTGAATGACTGCGGAGAAAATATCCGGGTCAATGCAAGAACGCGTGAAATATACTATAGAATTAAGGATGAAAGAAACCAGGCTCGCACAGAAGAGCGCGCCGCTGCTCCGCAGGATAACCTGAAAATATCCAGTAGCTGGGATAATGTCAGCAATCTTGGATTGCAGATTATATATTCCGAAAGCAAGGATGTTGAAATATTGGCGTGGCTTGCGGAAGCATCGCTGCGCCTGCGCGGCTTCCATGGTCTGCGCGAAATCTACGATCTCGGCAAAGAGCTATTTTACAACCACTGGGACTCGCTGCGGTCGATCAGCGACGAGAATGACGAAGAAAAATTTGCACCTTTAGCGGGATTGAACGGTGTCGGCAGCGAGGGAACGCTTGTTCAGCCTTTGCGCCTCGCCTCATTGATCCCGGGCGGGAAATTTGGCGAACACAGCCTCTGGGACTTTCAACTCGCGCAGCGCCCAAATGAGAGCAAACGTCGCGAAGAGCTATATCGGCTTGCGTCTGAAACTGGCGTTGCCGCCATGTCGTCCCAGTTGGCAGAGGTGACTGCGTGCCTCTCCTCGTTTGATGCCATCATGGCCATCCTTGCCGAGCGCTGCGGGCAATCGGCACCCCCGAGTTCCCATATCCGCAACACGCTGGTCGAAGCAGCGTCTGCAATTCGCTCGCTCGGCGGGCGTGACCAGGATCCGGCGCCCGTCGAACAGGAAACCGTGGCCATCGGCGGTTCCGACGAGAACGGGGCGGCCGCCGTGCGTCCCGCCGTTACCGCACCGGAAGGCATATTATCGCGCGACGAAGCATTTGAAACTCTTCTCTCGGTTGCGCGTTACTTCCGCCGTACCGAGCCGCATTCACCGATCTCCCTTGCCATAGAGACACTGGTGCGCAGGGGACGCATGGATTTTTCGGAACTGCTGGCCGAGCTTTTGCCGGAAGCCCAGGTCCGCAACGCAGTCTTAACCGCCGCCGGCATCAAGCCAAGCGGAGAGAGCAACGGAAAATAG
- a CDS encoding Hcp family type VI secretion system effector, with product MPIYLQIDGIQGDATHEEHRKWMDIEAIHWNVARNMNTSAGSAANREASEPTISEVILTKVSDSSSTKLFQEACAGRTGKLATIHLVTTGNPGNTYIEYLLTNTLIASYSVDSSGDRPVETVKLNFTKMEVKYTPFDDNNSPQSPMIASYDLATTKAA from the coding sequence ATGCCAATTTATCTGCAGATTGACGGTATCCAGGGCGACGCCACCCATGAGGAACATCGTAAGTGGATGGATATTGAAGCCATTCACTGGAACGTGGCCCGCAACATGAACACCTCTGCTGGTTCTGCTGCAAACCGCGAGGCCTCCGAACCGACCATTTCGGAAGTCATTCTGACCAAGGTTAGCGATTCTTCTTCCACCAAGCTTTTCCAGGAAGCCTGCGCCGGCCGGACCGGCAAGCTCGCAACCATTCATCTGGTGACCACGGGTAATCCGGGCAACACCTATATCGAGTATCTGCTGACAAACACGCTTATCGCCAGCTACTCGGTGGATTCCAGCGGTGACCGTCCGGTGGAAACCGTCAAGCTCAACTTCACGAAGATGGAAGTGAAGTACACGCCGTTCGACGACAACAACTCGCCGCAGTCTCCGATGATCGCCTCCTACGATCTGGCGACGACGAAGGCTGCCTGA
- the tssB gene encoding type VI secretion system contractile sheath small subunit, whose translation MASVHEKLERVRKPRVHIKYEVETEGAMVVKELPFVVGVLGDFSGNPTQPLKPFGERKFVQIDRDNFDEVMRRMTPGLNISVANTLQKDGTDMQVNLKFESMDDFEPGAVVQQVPALKALLDARNELRDLLSKADRSEDLERLLEDILQNKTDLATLVSELKEKNGAKE comes from the coding sequence ATGGCAAGTGTACATGAAAAGCTGGAGCGTGTTCGCAAACCACGCGTTCATATCAAATACGAAGTCGAAACCGAAGGCGCGATGGTGGTCAAGGAACTGCCTTTCGTGGTCGGTGTGCTCGGTGATTTCTCCGGCAATCCCACCCAGCCGCTCAAGCCGTTCGGGGAGCGTAAATTCGTTCAGATCGACCGCGACAACTTCGACGAAGTCATGCGGCGCATGACGCCCGGTCTCAATATCTCCGTTGCCAATACGCTGCAGAAAGATGGCACGGACATGCAGGTCAACCTGAAGTTCGAAAGTATGGATGATTTCGAACCCGGCGCTGTCGTGCAGCAGGTTCCGGCGCTCAAGGCGCTTCTGGATGCCCGCAACGAACTGCGCGACCTTCTTTCCAAGGCCGACCGTTCGGAAGATCTTGAGCGGCTGCTGGAAGATATTTTGCAGAACAAGACCGACCTCGCAACGCTGGTTTCCGAACTCAAGGAAAAGAACGGCGCGAAAGAATAA
- the tssH gene encoding type VI secretion system ATPase TssH — MSHIDLNRLVGALEPNLRVTLEAAASVAVRMGHRYVDIPHWLLAVVDSGIYAKPFEELKIPLPVLQAEISRSLEEAVIGDGEALSLSQNILTAAREAWILASLEAGRDRVTLGDLLLAMDEETSLRSFVRSAFPSLKAMDRTALERLRSSTENGAGVDVPSALAGSGQAGAGQSAGQNDFLRLYTQDMTADARNGKVDPVIGRDDELRQLVDILTRRRQNNPILVGEAGVGKTAVAEALALEIASGNVPEKLRNVRLLNLDISLLQAGAGVKGEFERRLHGVIDAVKRSAEPVILFIDEAHGLVGAGGAAGQGDAANILKPALARGEVRTVAATTWSEYKKYFEKDAALTRRFQPVHVREPDETTAIRMLRGVADSFVSHHNVVVRDEAIVAAVQLSARYMPARQLPDKAVSLLDTAAAAVSLARQTQPERLRAMESERRLLTDELNWLLREPQNDEIDTRVQSIRGEVEKLESGIDDLRERYDAEMAELSEGQPVEGDVSNVSPLRPVVDMKPANADRLVPTVVDREAIAAVVSRWTGIPLGKLLADQIESARTLDARMRERVVGQDAAIARIADAMRTARAGLSDPRRPPAVFFLVGMSGTGKTETALSLADMLYGGNSHLTTINMSEFKEEHKVSLLLGSPPGYVGFGEGGVLTEAVRRRPFGVLLLDEIDKAHPGVQDIFYQVFDKGVLRDGEGRDVDFKNTTIFMTANTGSELLSALSADPDTMPQGEALETLLMPELTKQFKPAFLGRTIILPFMPLGTEALARIVDIQIGKIRARVLATYGTGLTLSNTARDALVARAGASEIGARAIEIMIGKDLLPPLSSFFLEKVIAGERVGKIVVDFGENGFGIRAEEAGEADEFAVTEEVGVDKVAASDGATRRMRH; from the coding sequence ATGTCGCATATCGATCTCAACCGCCTCGTTGGAGCGCTTGAGCCAAACCTGCGTGTTACCCTTGAAGCTGCGGCTTCTGTTGCGGTGCGCATGGGGCACAGATACGTGGATATCCCGCACTGGCTGCTTGCGGTTGTGGATTCTGGCATCTATGCGAAACCGTTCGAGGAATTGAAAATTCCACTTCCGGTATTGCAGGCTGAAATCAGCCGCAGTCTGGAGGAGGCCGTCATCGGCGACGGAGAGGCTTTGTCGCTCTCCCAGAACATCCTCACGGCAGCCCGGGAGGCTTGGATTCTCGCATCGCTGGAGGCTGGCCGCGACCGTGTCACGCTTGGCGATCTGCTGTTGGCGATGGATGAGGAAACCTCACTTCGCTCTTTCGTCCGCTCGGCATTTCCTTCTCTCAAGGCGATGGATCGCACCGCGCTTGAGCGTCTTCGCAGCTCGACCGAAAATGGCGCAGGCGTGGATGTTCCGTCCGCGCTGGCGGGCTCAGGGCAGGCAGGGGCAGGACAGTCTGCAGGCCAGAATGATTTCTTGCGCCTTTACACCCAGGACATGACCGCCGATGCCCGCAATGGCAAGGTTGACCCTGTTATTGGTCGCGATGATGAGTTGCGCCAGCTCGTTGATATTCTGACGCGCCGCCGACAGAACAATCCCATTCTGGTGGGTGAGGCCGGCGTTGGTAAAACGGCGGTTGCAGAGGCGCTGGCGCTGGAAATCGCGTCTGGCAACGTTCCGGAAAAGTTGCGTAATGTCCGCCTGCTGAACCTCGATATTTCGCTGCTTCAGGCCGGTGCCGGCGTGAAGGGTGAGTTTGAGCGCCGCCTTCATGGCGTGATCGATGCGGTCAAACGTTCGGCCGAACCCGTCATCCTGTTCATCGATGAAGCCCACGGCCTCGTTGGTGCGGGTGGTGCAGCCGGGCAGGGCGATGCGGCCAATATTCTCAAGCCTGCTCTGGCGCGCGGTGAAGTGCGCACCGTCGCGGCGACGACCTGGAGCGAATACAAGAAATATTTCGAAAAGGATGCGGCGCTGACCCGTCGTTTCCAGCCTGTGCACGTGCGCGAGCCGGACGAGACGACAGCCATACGCATGTTGCGCGGTGTCGCTGACAGCTTCGTCAGCCATCACAACGTTGTCGTTCGTGACGAGGCGATCGTGGCCGCGGTGCAATTATCCGCACGCTACATGCCCGCGCGGCAGTTACCGGACAAGGCGGTCAGCCTTCTCGATACGGCCGCGGCTGCCGTTTCACTGGCACGGCAGACCCAGCCGGAGCGGCTGCGCGCCATGGAAAGCGAGCGGCGCCTTCTCACCGATGAGTTGAACTGGCTTTTGCGTGAGCCGCAGAATGACGAGATTGACACCCGTGTTCAGTCGATACGCGGCGAAGTCGAAAAGCTTGAGAGCGGGATCGATGATCTGCGTGAGCGTTACGACGCGGAGATGGCTGAGCTAAGCGAAGGGCAGCCGGTTGAAGGCGATGTTTCCAATGTCTCGCCCCTGCGGCCTGTGGTCGACATGAAGCCGGCAAATGCCGACAGACTTGTCCCGACAGTTGTTGATCGTGAGGCGATCGCCGCCGTCGTTTCGCGATGGACGGGAATTCCACTCGGCAAACTTCTGGCGGACCAGATTGAAAGTGCCCGGACACTCGATGCGCGCATGCGGGAGCGGGTGGTGGGGCAGGATGCTGCAATTGCCCGGATTGCTGATGCCATGCGCACTGCTCGGGCCGGATTATCCGATCCGCGCCGCCCGCCGGCCGTTTTTTTCCTTGTCGGCATGTCCGGCACGGGGAAGACCGAAACCGCGCTGTCGCTCGCCGACATGCTCTACGGCGGCAACAGCCATCTGACGACGATCAACATGTCGGAGTTCAAGGAAGAGCATAAGGTTTCGCTGCTTCTCGGTTCGCCGCCCGGTTATGTCGGTTTCGGCGAAGGCGGCGTGTTGACGGAAGCGGTGCGCCGCCGGCCGTTCGGCGTTCTGCTCTTGGATGAGATCGACAAGGCTCACCCCGGCGTCCAGGACATTTTCTATCAGGTGTTTGACAAGGGCGTGCTGCGCGATGGCGAAGGCCGCGACGTGGATTTCAAAAACACCACTATCTTCATGACGGCCAATACAGGCTCGGAGTTGCTGTCGGCGCTGTCGGCCGATCCCGACACGATGCCGCAAGGCGAAGCGCTGGAAACGCTTCTGATGCCGGAGCTTACCAAACAGTTCAAGCCCGCGTTCCTCGGGCGCACGATCATTCTGCCCTTCATGCCGCTTGGGACTGAGGCGCTTGCAAGGATCGTGGATATTCAGATTGGCAAGATCAGGGCACGTGTGCTCGCAACATATGGCACCGGCCTGACCCTGTCCAATACGGCGCGAGATGCCCTGGTGGCGCGCGCCGGTGCAAGTGAGATTGGCGCACGCGCCATTGAAATCATGATCGGCAAGGATCTCCTGCCGCCTCTTTCCAGCTTTTTCCTCGAAAAGGTCATCGCGGGAGAGCGTGTCGGGAAGATTGTTGTCGATTTTGGTGAAAACGGGTTCGGCATTCGTGCCGAAGAGGCTGGGGAAGCAGATGAATTCGCCGTAACCGAAGAGGTTGGGGTGGATAAAGTTGCCGCGTCGGATGGGGCTACCCGACGCATGCGGCATTAA
- a CDS encoding type VI secretion system amidase effector protein Tae4 has product MRVNFDTLYKNYPSSDPSHPNYLSQRDLFTEIGWDDFIGNPNYHNTCAIRVSIAFVKSGINIVPSSHRIQKGPYAGKGIEVNMRRLANLMKRTSYLGEPEPFTPATARNGIGARNGVVAFNNIPGYTGGGHIDLVRGGSEATQCASACYYNSETIWFWPLQSSRGS; this is encoded by the coding sequence ATGCGCGTTAACTTTGACACTCTTTATAAGAATTATCCGAGCAGCGACCCGTCGCACCCGAACTATCTCAGCCAGCGTGATCTTTTCACGGAAATCGGCTGGGATGATTTCATCGGCAACCCGAACTATCACAATACCTGTGCCATCCGCGTCAGCATCGCTTTCGTGAAATCGGGGATCAACATCGTGCCATCCTCGCATCGCATCCAGAAAGGTCCCTATGCGGGCAAGGGCATTGAGGTGAACATGCGCCGCCTCGCAAATCTGATGAAACGAACGAGTTATCTCGGCGAGCCAGAGCCGTTTACCCCCGCGACAGCGCGTAATGGCATCGGCGCGCGTAACGGTGTTGTGGCGTTCAACAATATCCCTGGTTATACCGGCGGCGGCCATATCGATCTTGTGCGGGGTGGCTCAGAGGCCACCCAATGCGCATCGGCCTGCTACTACAATTCGGAAACGATCTGGTTCTGGCCACTTCAGTCCAGCCGCGGGTCCTGA
- the tssC gene encoding type VI secretion system contractile sheath large subunit, with protein MSAESLLKNEAQATTAEDQGLLSKVVAATRQTEPDRAQNLLRTLTDQALKGTVKYDRNLTVTLNHAIAELDRTISEQLAAIMQAPEFAKLEGTWRGLNYLVKNSETSVNLKIRVMNAGKRELARDLEKAVEFDQSRLFKAIYEDEFGTPGGEPLGAIIGDYEFDNSFDDVQLLQGVSSIAAAAFAPFISAASPHMFGFEDYRDLARPRDLEKIFDTVEYAKWRSFRESDDSRFVTLALPRVLARMPYGPKTNPIDDFAYDETKGAVNGDLEHDEYCWMNAAYVMGTKLTDAFAKSGWCTAIRGAENGGKVENLPMHVFSSDDGDLDLKCPTEVGITDRRDAELGKLGFLPLCHYKNTDYAVFFGAQTAHKPKLYDKPEATANAAVSARLPYIMATSRFAHYLKVMGRDKIGSFMEASDCEVWLNRWIANYVNANDEAGEESRAKYPLRDAKVTVQEVPGKPGAYNAVAWMRPWLQMEELTTSLRMVARIPSKN; from the coding sequence ATGAGCGCTGAGAGCCTGCTGAAAAATGAAGCACAGGCAACGACCGCCGAAGATCAGGGACTGCTGTCCAAGGTGGTTGCCGCTACCCGTCAAACCGAACCGGACCGCGCGCAGAACCTCCTGCGCACGCTGACCGATCAGGCACTGAAGGGGACGGTAAAATATGACCGCAACCTAACCGTCACCCTTAACCACGCAATCGCGGAGCTGGACCGGACGATTTCCGAACAGCTCGCCGCCATCATGCAGGCGCCCGAATTTGCCAAGCTTGAGGGCACCTGGCGCGGATTGAACTATCTCGTCAAGAACTCCGAAACGAGCGTCAACCTCAAAATCCGCGTCATGAATGCCGGCAAGCGTGAACTGGCGCGCGATCTCGAAAAAGCCGTCGAATTCGATCAATCCCGCCTTTTCAAGGCGATCTATGAAGACGAATTCGGCACCCCGGGCGGCGAACCGCTCGGCGCCATCATCGGCGATTATGAATTCGACAATTCCTTCGATGACGTCCAGCTGCTGCAAGGCGTCTCATCGATCGCGGCGGCAGCCTTCGCGCCATTCATCTCGGCTGCCAGCCCGCACATGTTCGGTTTCGAGGACTATCGCGATCTCGCCCGTCCGCGCGATCTGGAGAAGATTTTCGACACGGTCGAATATGCCAAGTGGCGCAGCTTCCGCGAAAGCGACGATTCCCGTTTCGTCACGCTCGCTCTTCCGCGTGTGCTGGCGCGTATGCCCTATGGCCCGAAAACCAATCCGATCGATGATTTCGCCTACGACGAAACCAAGGGTGCGGTAAATGGTGACCTTGAACATGACGAATATTGCTGGATGAACGCCGCATATGTGATGGGCACCAAGCTGACCGATGCCTTCGCAAAAAGCGGCTGGTGCACGGCTATCCGAGGGGCTGAAAACGGCGGCAAGGTGGAAAACCTACCCATGCACGTCTTCTCCAGCGATGACGGCGACCTGGATCTGAAATGCCCGACCGAAGTCGGCATTACCGACCGCCGCGACGCCGAACTCGGCAAACTCGGCTTCCTGCCGCTCTGCCACTACAAGAACACGGACTATGCGGTGTTCTTCGGCGCCCAGACCGCGCACAAGCCGAAGCTCTATGACAAGCCGGAAGCCACGGCCAACGCCGCCGTTTCGGCACGTCTGCCCTACATCATGGCCACGTCGCGTTTCGCGCATTATCTCAAGGTTATGGGGCGCGACAAGATCGGCTCCTTCATGGAAGCGTCCGATTGCGAAGTGTGGCTCAATCGCTGGATCGCCAACTACGTCAACGCCAATGACGAGGCGGGTGAGGAAAGCCGCGCCAAATATCCGCTGCGCGATGCCAAGGTGACCGTGCAGGAAGTGCCCGGCAAACCCGGCGCCTACAATGCAGTCGCATGGATGCGGCCCTGGTTGCAGATGGAAGAACTGACGACCTCGCTGCGCATGGTCGCCCGTATTCCGTCGAAGAACTGA